From Penicillium psychrofluorescens genome assembly, chromosome: 1, one genomic window encodes:
- a CDS encoding uncharacterized protein (ID:PFLUO_001845-T1.cds;~source:funannotate) — protein sequence MAALRFHALVRSRPSWSGSVLRRSPQQPWRSYSVATTGSDTLPLAGIRVLDMTRVLAGPYCTQILGDLGADVIKVEHPARGDDTRAWGPPYAKYEDASRKGPGESAYYLAVNRNKKSIGLSFQHKSGVEILHKLAKECDVLVENYLPGGLKKYNMDYETLKKINPKLIYASITGYGQTGPYSNRAGYDVMVEAEMGLMHITGSRDGPPVKVGVAVTDLTTGLYTSNAIMAALLARVRTGRGQHIDACLSDCQVATLSNLASSALISGEKDSGRWGTAHPSIVPYHSYKTRDGDILFGGGNDRLFGVLADRLGFPEWKTDARFATNSDRVKHRAEVDGMIEDLTTQKTTQEWLEIFEGSGMPYAAVNDIQGTLNHAHIQARGMVTEIDHPACGPIKLVNTPIKYSEATPGVRTPPPTLGQHTDEILTGILDYGEKDVSRLKADGVVS from the exons ATGGCTGCGCTTCGATTCCATGCGCTCGTCCGGTCGCGCCCTTCCTGGTCTGGTTCTGTCCTGCGCCGCTCcccgcagcagccatggcggagcTACTCCGTTGCGACGACGGGGAGTGACACTTTGCCCTTGGCAGGAATCAGGGTGCTGGATATGACGCGGGTGTTGGCTGGA CCTTACTGTACTCAGATTCTGGGTGATCTGGG AGCGGACGTGATCAAGGTCGAACACCCCGCGCGAGGCGACGATACCAGAGCTTGGGGGCCCCCGTATGCGAAATATGAGGATGCCTCCAGAAAGGGCCCGGGGGAGAGCGCGTACTACTTGGCG GTCAACCGCAATAAGAAATCTATTGGCCTGTCCTTCCAGCACAAATCCGGCGTCGAGATCCTCCACAAACTAGCAAAGGAGTGCgacgtcctcgtcgagaacTACCTCCCCGGCGGACTGAAGAAATACAACATGGACTACGAAACCCTCAAGAAAATCAACCCTAAGCTGATCTATGCCAGCATCACGGGATATGGCCAAACAGGTCCCTACAGCAACCGAGCCGGCTACGACGTTATGGTTGAGGCGGAGATGGGTCTGATGCATATCACCGGCTCCCGGGATGGACCACCCGTCAAGGTCGGTGTCGCAGTCACCGATCTTACGACAGGACTGTATACCTCCAATGCCATCATGGCAGCATTACTTGCCCGCGTACGAACGGGTAGGGGCCAGCATATTGACGCTTGCCTGAGTGACTGCCAAGTCGCGACGTTGTCGAACCTGGCCAGCTCTGCACTGATCAGCGGAGAAAAGGATTCGGGAAGATGGGGCACCGCGCACC CATCGATCGTGCCCTACCACAGCTACAAGACCCGCGACGGAGACATtctcttcggcggcggcaacgaCCGTCTCTTCGGCGTGCTCGCCGATCGACTCGGCTTTCCGGAGTGGAAGACAGATGCCCGCTTTGCGACAAACAGCGATCGGGTCAAGCATCGGGCCGAGGTCGACGGCATGATCGAGGATCTCACCACGCAGAAAACCACGCAAGAGTGGTTGGAGATTTTCGAGGGAAGCGGCATGCCCTATGCGGCTGTCAATGATATTCAGGGAACATTGAACCACGCCCATA TTCAAGCCCGCGGAATGGTCACCGAGATAGATCACCCTGCTTGTGGGCCGATTAAACTCGTCAACACGCCCATCAAGTACTCTGAGGCGACGCCTGGTGTGCGCACGCCTCCCCCTACTCTCGGACAGCATACAGATGAGATTTTGACGGGGATTCTGGATTATGGGGAGAAAGATGTGTCCCGTCTGAAGGCTGATGGGGTAGTGTcatag
- a CDS encoding uncharacterized protein (ID:PFLUO_001846-T1.cds;~source:funannotate), with translation MRLSNIAQSAGQATQSPLSQPTEKSIYPQPPEKAVPQSAESPVKRLKITFNRGGESAQILPLPHIQPPSYTQPTFTATPQPVRNTASAPRGRRRGGASLFGKRKRADEDIIKAGPDSSSEDGDHDDEADFTPSSTQTRFGRAVNRPAAYTSILPSPQKDPSLPKKATFTSASTNTGTGTGTGTTRKRKHFFRKKDANIVCIHCQRGNSPSTNTIVFCDECNAPWHQRCHDPPIDDEVVLVKSKNWSCHECKPVPRPTAPPDMNQEQRKKQTQPAQPLFRAPLIPHFDVGGDRLTAAERRAYLSSLSHSSLVELLVTISDKNPTIPMFPANMNELRGSEFVYQPRTAPTTDSTLNERGANSKTPTDLPVTNPAKGDGSQTEFHAAPENSELPVPEASQMENQSSAPVAASIAPPKTEIPAQKPAQSEDEDEDLEEVEDHRLYPRAGNGFRPSLNPDDLDILREDPGCTTFSHALHGPAKHAKKPVQVWRMLMKG, from the coding sequence ATGAGACTCTCAAATATTGCCCAGTCTGCAGGTCAGGCTACACAATCTCCCCTATCACAACCCACAGAGAAATCCATATATCCTCAACCGCCGGAAAAGGCCGTACCTCAATCAGCCGAATCTCCAGTGAAACGACTGAAGATCACATTTAATCGGGGCGGGGAGTCGGCCCAGATcctgcctcttcctcataTACAGCCTCCATCTTACACCCAGCCCACATTCACGGCCACGCCGCAGCCCGTGCGGAATACTGCTTCTGCGCCTCGGGGCCGGAGACGAGGTGGGGCCAGCCTATTTGGGAAGCGCAAGCGTGCAGACGAAGATATCATCAAGGCAGGACCGGACTCTTCGTCTGAGGACGGGgaccatgatgatgaggCAGATTTTACACCCAGTTCAACGCAGACTCGCTTCGGTCGAGCTGTTAATCGGCCTGCGGCTTATACTTCgattcttccttctccgcaGAAGGATCCGAGTCTCCCAAAAAAGGCTACATTTACTAGCGCAAGTACAAATACCGGGACTGGTACCGGCACGGGCACAACTCGAAAACGCAAGCACTTCTTCCGCAAGAAAGATGCGAATATCGTTTGCATTCATTGCCAGAGGGGAAACAGTCCGTCGACCAATACCATTGTCTTCTGTGATGAATGCAATGCGCCGTGGCACCAGAGGTGTCACGATCCCCCGATTGACGACGAGGTTGTTCTTGTAAAGTCGAAGAACTGGTCTTGTCATGAGTGCAAGCCCGTGCCGCGGCCGACTGCTCCGCCTGACATGAATCAAGAAcaaaggaagaaacagacACAACCTGCGCAGCCTCTGTTTAGGGCTCCTCTTATTCCGCACTTTGACGTGGGTGGGGATCGGTTGACTGCGGCAGAAAGGCGGGCGTACCtctcgtctctctcccaTTCCTCGCTTGTGGAGTTGCTGGTCACTATTTCAGATAAAAATCCGACAATTCCGATGTTCCCTGCCAATATGAACGAACTGCGGGGCTCTGAATTTGTTTACCAGCCAAGGACAGCACCTACTACGGACTCGACCTTGAATGAGCGTGGCGCTAATTCGAAGACACCTACTGATTTGCCCGTCACCAATCCGGCGAAGGGAGATGGCTCGCAAACTGAATTTCATGCTGCTCCAGAGAACTCGGAATTGCCCGTCCCTGAGGCATCTCAAATGGAAAATCAATCTTCAGCGCCTGTTGCTGCATCTATTGCACCACCCAAAACAGAAATCCCTGCTCAGAAGCCCGCACAGTcagaggacgaggacgaggattTGGAAGAGGTTGAGGACCACCGTCTGTACCCACGAGCAGGCAATGGGTTCCGTCCATCATTAAATCCAGATGACTTGGATATCCTTCGAGAAGATCCTGGGTGTACGACTTTCAGTCATGCCCTGCATGGGCCTGCGAAGCACGCCAAGAAGCCGGTTCAGGTGTGGCGGATGTTGATGAAGGGGTGA